The following coding sequences are from one Fusobacterium perfoetens window:
- the rsmD gene encoding 16S rRNA (guanine(966)-N(2))-methyltransferase RsmD → MKIIAGEAKSRKLKSRKGMDTRPTLANIKESLFSIISPYIEDCNFLDLFSGTGNIALEALSRGARRAVMIEKDPEALRIIIENINTLGFENRCRAYKNDAVRAVQILGRKNEKFDIIFMDPPYKEELCRGVMKAIREADILANGGLIICEHHVFEDLIEDVEGFKFSDRRLYGKKAISFFTKE, encoded by the coding sequence ATGAAAATAATAGCTGGAGAAGCAAAAAGCAGAAAATTAAAAAGCAGAAAAGGTATGGATACAAGACCTACTCTTGCCAATATAAAAGAATCTCTTTTTTCTATTATATCTCCTTATATTGAGGACTGTAATTTTTTAGACCTTTTCAGTGGAACAGGAAATATTGCTCTTGAAGCTTTGAGCAGAGGAGCAAGAAGAGCTGTTATGATAGAAAAAGATCCTGAAGCACTTAGAATTATTATAGAAAATATAAATACTCTTGGATTTGAAAATAGATGCAGAGCATATAAAAATGATGCAGTAAGAGCTGTTCAAATTCTTGGAAGAAAAAATGAAAAATTTGATATAATTTTCATGGATCCACCTTATAAAGAAGAACTTTGCAGAGGAGTAATGAAAGCTATAAGAGAAGCTGATATACTTGCTAACGGAGGGCTTATAATATGTGAGCATCATGTATTTGAGGATTTGATAGAAGATGTAGAAGGATTTAAGTTTTCAGATAGAAGACTTTATGGAAAAAAGGCTATATCATTTTTCACAAAAGAATAA
- a CDS encoding flippase encodes MLKKIFSNNLIKNGAYYTLGTFILQGINFLTLPLYTRILTTRDFGITSLYTAWQAVVVIFLCLQTFSTIQNAKVTYEDEEYREYNSNIVVLSFVSFAVFAVVIMIFSKQLSHFSGLSVNLIFLMLLHSFFTLGVTFKNTILRFDGKAEKQLFISMFYTVLNVGLSLFFITSVPSIEKATGKILGAVVPSVILGGYFYLEIIMKRRPTFKKDHFIFCLTLGLPLILHNLSHIVLTSSDRMMIERFIGLEETGIYGFTYTIGTILSTAAGAFGSAWVPWYFQKLKSESHEEIKIYSKNYLNFFTLVTMGFIFISPEIVRFMGSPDYWAGKYFLPWIIFGCYFIFLYSFPVNYEFYVKKTNYIALGTSFSAVINLVLNYIFIPKYSSFGAALTTLASYFFLFIFHEIITRKKLNYKLFSPIEYLYRIGIITVSCFLYIKIVDIIWIRYIIIFSLGVIFLAGLFKIIKNKK; translated from the coding sequence ATGTTAAAGAAAATTTTTTCAAACAATCTTATTAAAAATGGAGCTTACTATACATTAGGAACTTTTATACTTCAAGGTATAAATTTTCTTACACTCCCTCTTTATACAAGAATTCTTACAACAAGAGATTTCGGAATAACATCTCTTTATACTGCATGGCAGGCTGTTGTTGTAATTTTTTTATGTCTTCAGACATTCAGTACAATACAAAATGCAAAAGTAACTTATGAAGATGAAGAATACAGAGAATATAACTCTAATATTGTAGTTCTCTCTTTTGTAAGTTTTGCTGTATTTGCTGTTGTTATTATGATTTTTTCAAAACAGCTTTCACATTTTTCAGGACTTTCTGTTAATCTTATTTTTCTCATGCTATTACACTCTTTCTTTACCTTAGGTGTAACTTTTAAAAATACAATTTTAAGGTTTGACGGAAAAGCTGAAAAACAACTTTTTATTTCTATGTTTTATACTGTACTTAATGTAGGTCTTTCTCTTTTTTTTATAACTTCAGTTCCTTCAATTGAAAAAGCTACTGGAAAAATTCTTGGTGCTGTTGTTCCTTCTGTTATTCTTGGAGGATATTTTTATCTTGAAATAATTATGAAAAGAAGACCTACATTTAAAAAAGATCATTTTATCTTTTGTCTTACTCTTGGGCTTCCTCTTATACTTCATAATCTTTCACATATTGTTCTTACAAGTTCTGACAGAATGATGATAGAAAGATTTATTGGTCTTGAAGAAACAGGAATTTATGGTTTCACTTATACAATAGGTACTATCTTAAGTACTGCTGCAGGAGCATTTGGAAGTGCATGGGTTCCCTGGTACTTTCAAAAACTAAAATCTGAAAGCCATGAAGAAATAAAAATCTATAGTAAAAATTATCTTAACTTTTTCACTCTTGTCACAATGGGATTTATTTTTATTTCTCCTGAAATAGTAAGGTTTATGGGTTCTCCTGATTACTGGGCAGGAAAATATTTTCTTCCATGGATAATTTTTGGTTGTTATTTTATATTCCTATATAGTTTTCCTGTAAATTATGAGTTTTATGTAAAAAAAACAAACTATATTGCTCTTGGAACATCTTTTTCTGCTGTAATAAATCTTGTGCTTAATTATATTTTTATTCCAAAATACAGCAGTTTTGGAGCTGCTCTTACAACTCTTGCTTCATATTTTTTCTTGTTTATTTTCCATGAAATCATAACAAGAAAAAAATTAAATTATAAACTATTTTCACCTATTGAATATTTATACAGAATAGGAATTATAACAGTTTCTTGTTTTTTATATATAAAAATAGTTGATATCATCTGGATAAGATATATTATTATTTTTAGTTTAGGAGTTATCTTTTTGGCAGGACTTTTCAAAATAATAAAAAATAAAAAATAG
- a CDS encoding glycosyltransferase family 52 — protein MNKSNLKFKNICITDSLYSLLIFMLINKNSISETFFVFGNSININKEIFKDNSIVLNKENASSKFDSMKKRIKMYSFIKKLVNEKNLQGLTVYGGDHLTGAGYFIKNHKFHVIEDGIINYYSMPEVDKQIKRESFLLKIFKYGTYLYYPFGFSKNVTKIYLTKHSENIPEKLKNKIQVVSLKNLWDSSSEDKKAEILHVFGLQKSLLKELSEKENILLTQPFSEDQVVTEEEKIEIYKNIMKNYNEEKTVIKTHPREKTSYRDIFPKAVILDKPFPFELFSLMDTNFKNAITVFSTSVMNLGDNVNIDFYGSKINEKIFKKFGDIKLENFK, from the coding sequence ATGAACAAAAGCAACCTGAAATTTAAAAATATTTGTATTACTGATAGTCTTTACTCTCTTCTTATTTTTATGCTTATAAATAAGAATTCCATTTCAGAAACATTTTTTGTTTTTGGAAATTCAATAAATATAAATAAAGAAATTTTTAAAGATAACTCCATTGTCCTTAACAAAGAAAATGCTTCTTCAAAATTTGACAGCATGAAAAAAAGAATTAAGATGTATTCTTTTATAAAAAAACTTGTAAATGAAAAAAATCTTCAAGGACTTACTGTTTATGGAGGAGACCATCTTACAGGAGCAGGATATTTTATTAAAAATCATAAATTTCATGTTATTGAAGATGGAATTATAAATTATTATTCTATGCCAGAAGTTGATAAACAGATAAAAAGAGAAAGTTTTCTTTTAAAAATATTTAAATATGGTACTTATCTTTATTATCCTTTTGGCTTTAGTAAAAATGTAACAAAAATATATCTTACAAAACACAGTGAAAATATTCCTGAAAAGCTTAAAAATAAAATTCAGGTAGTTTCTCTTAAAAATTTATGGGACTCTTCTTCTGAAGATAAAAAAGCTGAAATTCTTCATGTTTTTGGACTTCAAAAATCTCTTTTAAAAGAACTATCAGAAAAAGAAAATATTCTTCTTACTCAGCCTTTTTCAGAAGATCAAGTTGTTACTGAAGAAGAAAAAATTGAAATTTATAAAAATATTATGAAAAATTATAATGAAGAAAAAACTGTTATAAAAACTCATCCTAGAGAAAAAACTTCTTACAGAGATATTTTTCCAAAAGCTGTAATCCTTGACAAGCCTTTTCCTTTTGAGTTATTTTCTCTTATGGATACTAACTTTAAAAACGCTATAACTGTTTTTTCTACAAGTGTTATGAATCTTGGAGACAATGTAAATATTGATTTTTATGGTTCAAAAATAAATGAAAAAATATTTAAAAAATTTGGAGATATAAAACTTGAAAATTTTAAATAA
- a CDS encoding glycosyltransferase, with amino-acid sequence MISIIVPIYNVETYLKECLDSLYKLNIPHMEIILIDDGSTDKSYSIAEEYAKKYPEKTLLIKKENGGLSSVRNLGIKKASQKYIAFIDSDDFIDEKVFETLLYKGAEKDLDVIVGNLMYYKDGKRGEPLFRSELIKNCGAVSGIEFFSNTFEKPKCFREEVVASFYKKEFLIKNNLYFTEGILHEDSEFTPKVYLKAEKIQYFDCPFYFYRQRSGSIMSKVTEKSNTSLEKICYSLYEEYKNCNSQKGKTVLSKLIISYYKVILYRAYHKKENTAQKQKTYRWFFKNLSGFKNKLPEETLLYFSAGLANSVRKILKGEITNEQKQPEI; translated from the coding sequence ATGATAAGTATTATTGTTCCTATATATAATGTTGAAACATATCTTAAAGAATGTCTTGATTCTCTTTATAAACTTAATATTCCTCATATGGAAATAATCCTTATTGATGACGGCTCTACAGATAAAAGTTATTCCATTGCCGAAGAGTATGCCAAAAAATATCCTGAAAAAACTCTTCTTATCAAAAAGGAAAATGGAGGGCTTTCTTCTGTAAGAAATCTTGGAATAAAAAAAGCTTCTCAAAAATACATTGCTTTCATAGACAGTGATGATTTCATTGATGAAAAAGTCTTTGAAACTCTTCTTTACAAAGGAGCAGAAAAGGATTTAGATGTTATTGTTGGAAACCTTATGTACTATAAAGATGGAAAAAGAGGAGAACCTCTTTTCCGTTCAGAACTTATTAAAAATTGTGGAGCTGTAAGCGGAATTGAATTTTTCTCTAATACTTTTGAAAAACCTAAATGTTTCAGAGAAGAAGTTGTGGCAAGTTTTTATAAAAAAGAATTTCTTATAAAAAATAATCTTTATTTTACAGAAGGAATTCTTCACGAAGATAGTGAATTTACTCCTAAAGTATATTTAAAAGCAGAAAAAATACAATACTTTGATTGCCCATTTTATTTTTATAGACAGCGATCTGGAAGTATTATGAGTAAGGTTACAGAAAAAAGTAATACTTCTCTTGAAAAGATTTGTTATTCACTTTACGAAGAATATAAAAACTGTAATTCTCAAAAAGGAAAAACTGTCCTTTCAAAACTTATCATAAGTTATTACAAAGTAATTCTTTACAGAGCATATCATAAAAAAGAAAATACTGCTCAAAAACAAAAAACATACAGATGGTTTTTTAAAAATCTTTCAGGATTTAAAAATAAGCTTCCTGAAGAAACACTTCTTTATTTTTCAGCAGGTCTTGCAAATTCTGTAAGAAAGATACTAAAAGGAGAAATAACAAATGAACAAAAGCAACCTGAAATTTAA
- a CDS encoding glycosyltransferase family 4 protein gives MKIFFTANVLWDIYIFRGGVIKALVEEGHDVTVIAPYETRIDIAKELGVKVINIKLNKRGMNPVEDLKLLAELYKIYKKEKPDIIFHYTIKANIYGTLAAHFAKIKSVAVLTGLGYAFVTNSFVSKIAKFLYKLSLPFAQEVCVLNEDDKNLLVSEKIIKPEKVFILPGEGINTERFCPMEKSRNSEKTIFLMIARAFFDKGVKEYTEAAENIKKLYPDTEFQFLGALGGNSVSGIDENQMKSFVDKGILNYLGTVNDVREVIKNADCIVLPSYREGISRTLLEGAAMEKPLIASNVTGCKEIIVDGVSGFLAEPKNSQDLTEKIKKFLILSNEERISFGKAGRKHIINNFDEKIIIDIYKNRWCNL, from the coding sequence ATGAAAATATTTTTTACAGCAAATGTTTTATGGGACATATATATTTTCAGAGGAGGAGTTATAAAAGCTCTCGTTGAAGAAGGACACGATGTTACTGTGATAGCCCCTTACGAAACAAGAATTGATATTGCAAAGGAACTTGGAGTAAAAGTTATAAATATAAAACTAAATAAGAGAGGAATGAATCCTGTTGAGGATTTAAAACTTCTTGCAGAACTTTATAAAATATATAAGAAAGAAAAGCCTGATATTATTTTTCATTATACAATAAAAGCAAATATTTATGGAACACTTGCTGCACATTTTGCAAAAATAAAATCTGTTGCTGTTCTTACAGGGCTTGGTTATGCTTTTGTAACCAATTCCTTTGTTTCTAAAATTGCAAAATTTCTTTATAAATTATCTCTTCCTTTTGCACAGGAAGTATGCGTCTTAAATGAAGATGATAAAAATCTTCTTGTATCTGAAAAAATAATAAAACCTGAAAAAGTTTTTATTCTTCCTGGAGAAGGAATAAATACAGAAAGATTTTGCCCTATGGAAAAAAGCAGAAATTCAGAAAAAACTATATTTCTTATGATTGCAAGAGCATTCTTTGACAAAGGAGTGAAAGAATATACGGAAGCTGCTGAAAATATAAAAAAATTATATCCTGACACAGAATTTCAGTTTCTTGGTGCTCTTGGGGGAAACAGTGTTTCTGGAATAGATGAAAATCAAATGAAATCTTTTGTTGATAAAGGTATTTTAAATTATTTAGGAACAGTAAACGATGTAAGAGAAGTTATAAAAAATGCAGACTGTATTGTTCTTCCTTCATATCGTGAAGGTATTTCAAGAACTCTTCTTGAAGGAGCTGCAATGGAAAAACCTCTTATTGCTTCAAATGTTACTGGATGTAAAGAAATAATAGTTGATGGGGTTTCAGGATTCCTTGCAGAACCTAAAAATTCTCAAGATTTAACTGAAAAAATAAAAAAATTTCTTATACTTTCAAATGAAGAAAGAATTTCTTTTGGAAAAGCTGGAAGAAAACATATAATTAATAATTTTGATGAAAAAATAATAATTGATATTTATAAAAATAGGTGGTGCAATTTATGA
- a CDS encoding EpsG family protein, whose product MIPYIEVFGFLFFGALVDVFGKNERKKHMLFTFSIILLMGFLGLRAFIGWDWWAYYPSYNNLPGGFKYELGYELWSSFIYKIGLSYHHFTFLNTIIDMGIIAYILKKYSKYPLLSLFLFLAIQGLSFEVDLLRNAKSVLLFLISIQFINKKQPLPFFILNIIGASFHISSLIYLPMYFILNRNYSKKFILPLIILGNIYYLADTKIFIKILEYTASIVPVAIGSRIISYLSIIPESYKLPIGTLYFERLITFIFVFIFLYKENNQKHIEKNSYELIMENSFYIFYIIFLFTSEFFIASTRIGILFIYANWFLWTYIIADIENKKLKLAVLLIASLIAGNRIYNHFSFEGNKILYRYENIISNHKSYEEKLIDLGRAGKFRNKADGKELLILY is encoded by the coding sequence ATGATACCATATATTGAGGTTTTTGGATTTCTTTTTTTTGGAGCATTAGTTGATGTTTTTGGAAAAAATGAAAGAAAAAAGCATATGCTTTTTACATTTTCAATTATTTTACTGATGGGGTTTCTTGGACTGAGAGCTTTTATAGGATGGGACTGGTGGGCTTATTATCCTTCATATAACAATCTTCCAGGTGGATTTAAATACGAACTAGGATATGAACTTTGGAGTTCTTTCATTTATAAAATAGGACTTTCATATCATCATTTTACATTTCTGAATACTATTATTGATATGGGAATTATTGCATATATTTTAAAAAAATATTCAAAATATCCACTTCTTTCATTGTTCCTGTTCCTTGCTATACAGGGGCTTTCTTTTGAAGTTGATCTTTTAAGAAATGCTAAATCTGTTCTTCTTTTTCTGATTTCAATTCAGTTCATAAATAAGAAACAGCCTTTACCTTTCTTTATACTTAATATCATAGGAGCATCTTTTCACATAAGTTCATTGATTTATCTTCCTATGTATTTTATATTAAATAGAAACTATAGTAAGAAATTTATACTTCCTCTTATTATTCTTGGAAATATATATTATCTTGCTGATACAAAAATTTTTATAAAAATTCTTGAATATACAGCTTCAATAGTTCCTGTTGCCATAGGTTCAAGAATAATTAGTTATCTTTCTATAATTCCTGAAAGTTATAAACTTCCTATAGGAACATTATATTTTGAAAGACTTATCACTTTTATATTTGTTTTTATTTTTCTGTACAAAGAAAACAATCAAAAACATATAGAAAAAAATTCTTATGAACTTATAATGGAAAATAGTTTTTATATTTTTTATATTATTTTTCTTTTTACATCTGAATTTTTTATAGCCTCAACAAGAATAGGAATTCTATTTATATATGCAAATTGGTTCTTATGGACATATATAATTGCAGATATTGAAAATAAAAAATTAAAGCTAGCTGTTCTTCTTATAGCATCTCTTATTGCAGGAAACAGAATTTACAATCATTTCAGCTTTGAGGGAAATAAAATTCTATATCGTTATGAAAATATAATTTCAAATCATAAATCTTATGAAGAAAAACTCATTGATTTAGGAAGAGCTGGCAAATTCAGAAATAAGGCTGATGGAAAAGAACTTTTAATTTTATATTAA
- a CDS encoding glycosyltransferase gives MKILHTITSLELGGAEKLLTELIPAQIAMGHEAELLILCDKNAVFMDNFKLKNIPVHVSKYNSIKTWKNMFQIKKYAKKGKFDVVHSHLTHAQYWTSLASRIDFGKRIYITTEHSTSNNRRQKFIFKLIDRFIYKPYKKIISISPATQEELIKWIGGNKKRFEIIENGVDLSRFSQGNKIDLSEYGLDTDDKIIIMISRFHKAKDQDTVIKSLEFLPKIYKLVLVGDGERREELEKFTSEKNLSSRVFFLGIRKDIPDLLKTSYVAVQSSIFEGFGITALESMSAGIPTIATDVPGLSAIVKGGGILFPVGDYKKLAKIIFSLERNDMYNKIKNSCIEKSKMYDIKITAEKYINLYSSLISGGK, from the coding sequence ATGAAAATACTTCATACTATTACATCTCTTGAGCTTGGAGGTGCAGAAAAACTTTTAACAGAACTTATTCCTGCACAAATTGCTATGGGACATGAAGCTGAACTTCTTATTCTTTGTGATAAAAATGCTGTATTTATGGATAATTTTAAATTAAAAAATATCCCTGTTCATGTTTCTAAATATAATTCAATAAAAACATGGAAAAATATGTTTCAGATAAAAAAATATGCTAAAAAAGGAAAATTTGATGTTGTTCATTCTCATCTGACTCATGCTCAGTACTGGACAAGCCTTGCATCTCGTATAGATTTTGGAAAAAGAATATATATTACAACAGAACACAGTACATCAAATAACAGAAGGCAAAAATTTATATTTAAATTAATTGACAGATTTATATATAAGCCTTATAAAAAAATTATTTCAATTTCTCCTGCTACACAAGAAGAACTTATAAAATGGATAGGAGGAAATAAAAAAAGATTTGAAATTATTGAAAATGGTGTTGACTTAAGCAGATTTTCACAAGGAAATAAAATTGATTTATCTGAATATGGTCTTGATACTGATGATAAAATTATAATTATGATTTCAAGATTTCATAAAGCAAAAGATCAAGATACTGTTATAAAATCTCTTGAATTTCTTCCAAAAATTTATAAATTAGTACTTGTTGGAGATGGAGAAAGAAGAGAGGAACTTGAAAAGTTTACCTCTGAAAAAAATCTTTCCTCAAGAGTTTTCTTTCTTGGAATAAGAAAAGATATTCCTGATCTTTTAAAAACATCATATGTTGCTGTTCAATCATCTATTTTTGAAGGCTTTGGAATAACAGCTCTTGAATCAATGAGTGCAGGAATACCAACTATAGCAACTGATGTTCCAGGACTTTCAGCTATAGTAAAAGGAGGAGGAATCTTATTTCCTGTTGGAGATTATAAAAAACTTGCAAAAATTATTTTCTCTTTAGAGAGAAACGATATGTATAATAAAATAAAAAATTCATGCATTGAAAAAAGTAAAATGTATGATATAAAAATTACTGCTGAAAAATATATTAATCTTTACAGCAGCTTAATTTCTGGAGGCAAATAA
- a CDS encoding glycosyltransferase family A protein yields the protein MITIFTPAYNRKNTLPRLYESLKRQRDKDFEWLIVDDGSKDGTDKLIEDYKKENILNIRYFYQENGGKQRAVNNGVKKAEGDYFFIVDSDDYLSDDAVSMIKKYSASLPEHFGGMVFRKIPISQEGKITFTEKYIDSNPIDIVFKYNILGDKGEIFKTDILRKFPFPEISGEKFVPEGYIWNKIGKYYNLRYIDFGIYYFEYLEDGYTKNFKRDLKRNPQGFCLYYKDMLSYNIPISAKLKFLLRYIQTKIYCIFN from the coding sequence ATGATTACAATTTTTACTCCTGCATATAACAGAAAAAATACTCTGCCAAGATTATATGAAAGTTTAAAAAGGCAAAGGGATAAAGATTTTGAATGGCTTATAGTTGATGATGGTTCAAAAGATGGAACAGATAAACTTATAGAAGATTATAAAAAGGAAAATATCTTAAATATAAGATATTTCTATCAAGAAAATGGCGGAAAGCAAAGAGCTGTAAACAATGGAGTTAAAAAGGCTGAAGGTGATTACTTTTTTATTGTAGACAGTGACGATTATCTTTCAGATGATGCTGTCTCAATGATAAAAAAATATTCTGCCTCTCTTCCTGAACATTTTGGAGGAATGGTTTTCAGAAAAATACCTATTTCTCAAGAAGGAAAAATAACTTTCACTGAAAAATACATTGATTCAAATCCTATTGACATAGTTTTTAAATATAATATTCTTGGTGATAAAGGAGAAATTTTTAAAACAGATATTTTAAGAAAATTTCCTTTTCCTGAAATCTCTGGTGAAAAATTTGTACCTGAAGGTTATATTTGGAATAAAATAGGAAAATATTACAATCTTAGATATATTGACTTTGGAATATATTATTTTGAATATCTTGAAGATGGATACACTAAAAATTTCAAAAGGGACTTAAAAAGAAATCCACAAGGTTTTTGCCTGTATTATAAAGATATGCTTTCATATAATATTCCTATAAGTGCAAAACTTAAATTTCTTTTAAGATATATTCAGACAAAAATATATTGTATTTTTAATTAA
- a CDS encoding exopolysaccharide biosynthesis polyprenyl glycosylphosphotransferase, translating to MNNKNSSLKILYIFLLGAAYLILNYIVPISTGMQIYSIGVFMFICLGLYLSDNMKFDIPHYKMDKFFVTVFINLFFFMIWFILTWDFWVIPMFFMFTAVQIIISIYLISITFKKIKTTVYGSGEMKRRVLSSLIRKKEYEFVNIDDLHKIETFVKENKISYVILAKLHLTEEEINTILKIRMNGVEVKSYFDYMQEETYKIDVELINNEWLLYGYGFKILHSPIHNRIKRIFDISMAVVIGILTSPIMLIAALIVKLESPGPVIYSQARVGEHNVEFNVHKFRSMRNDAEKDGAKWAVKNDPRVTKFGNFMRKTRIDELPQLLNVLKGEMSFIGPRPERMVFIKDLEKVIPYYNLRHLVKPGLTGWAQVMYPYGASVEDAERKLEYDLYYIKHHSISLDIAIMFMTLKTVVFGKGR from the coding sequence ATGAATAATAAGAACAGCAGTTTAAAAATTTTATATATATTCCTTCTTGGAGCTGCCTATTTGATACTTAACTATATAGTTCCTATAAGTACAGGAATGCAAATTTATTCAATAGGAGTTTTTATGTTTATATGTCTGGGGCTTTATCTTTCAGACAATATGAAATTTGATATTCCTCATTATAAAATGGATAAATTTTTTGTCACAGTATTTATAAACTTATTTTTCTTTATGATATGGTTTATACTTACATGGGATTTCTGGGTTATTCCTATGTTCTTTATGTTTACAGCTGTACAGATTATAATAAGTATATATCTTATCAGTATAACATTTAAAAAAATTAAAACAACAGTTTATGGTTCAGGAGAAATGAAAAGAAGAGTTCTTTCTTCTCTTATAAGAAAAAAAGAATATGAATTTGTTAACATAGATGATCTTCATAAAATTGAAACATTTGTAAAAGAAAATAAAATTTCTTATGTTATTCTTGCAAAACTTCATTTAACTGAAGAAGAAATTAATACAATTTTAAAAATCAGAATGAATGGTGTTGAAGTAAAAAGTTATTTTGATTATATGCAGGAAGAAACATATAAAATTGATGTGGAACTTATAAATAACGAATGGCTTTTATATGGATATGGTTTCAAAATTCTTCACAGTCCTATTCACAACAGAATCAAAAGAATTTTTGATATTTCAATGGCAGTTGTAATAGGAATTCTTACTTCTCCTATTATGCTTATTGCTGCTCTTATTGTAAAACTTGAAAGTCCAGGTCCTGTTATATACAGTCAGGCAAGAGTTGGAGAACATAATGTAGAATTTAATGTTCATAAATTTAGAAGTATGAGAAACGATGCAGAAAAAGATGGAGCAAAATGGGCAGTTAAAAACGATCCAAGAGTTACAAAATTTGGAAACTTTATGAGAAAAACAAGAATAGATGAACTTCCTCAACTTTTAAATGTTCTTAAAGGAGAGATGAGTTTCATTGGACCAAGACCTGAAAGAATGGTTTTTATAAAAGATTTAGAAAAAGTTATCCCTTATTATAATTTAAGACATCTTGTAAAACCTGGTCTTACTGGATGGGCACAGGTTATGTATCCTTATGGAGCAAGCGTTGAAGATGCAGAAAGAAAATTAGAATATGATTTATATTATATTAAACATCACAGTATAAGTCTTGACATTGCTATTATGTTTATGACGCTTAAAACTGTTGTATTTGGAAAAGGAAGATAA